A window from Panulirus ornatus isolate Po-2019 chromosome 29, ASM3632096v1, whole genome shotgun sequence encodes these proteins:
- the LOC139758061 gene encoding protein O-linked-mannose beta-1,2-N-acetylglucosaminyltransferase 1-like isoform X1, whose product MRVPAKVSYGGSHILHRRMTLLSFLRRRVLGKSIPLIKRVVLPTAAVFFLLQIFSNTPTPQPQELSNLILPGEAIDPILKTKPGRIYDVNTKDHHKDVQDIPVAPRPSPVTQDHQTPLPVPPTGPVSSSGSTRNTRDDNDRSSSSNTGGKEEEKKAKPSSSWSMATANITDSHKVRFKGHAITNQTVTLTLMSSSDKVFMSLNKKEIYRNLGDRGLHLVVLNQHTGKVMARQVFDTFSTGVEEEMVEFIEDVRDGRILVFAVLDEASKNLSWRGRNKLKELGSRWADKLGYRDMWALVTRKGGLKMAETYSNVATADTGYEWGGPVFLRTDFDLEEEKGECEWPQNERNDVRRMFCQRYEGYGAMCECDVTNWSDVFFHADDKLHKQLAQTKLYKDLGVVILATERSHYLYKTLKALWEAPGLNRDHVAVYGDSFNREINAVAKLFGVQLVIEKALGNSSKEHIRHKVQRVFRDVVSAKFPSNTVPAGGLPEDTLPPFTCGHILLLEDDIQVSVDIFKFLHAVAPVLERDPMVLGISSFNYYGHRDVANSLTAVYRTDELNPMALLLPARTVHDHMAPSWPVANATSEWYHPLKSALAAVSGRALLYPEVPRARHTGYRGVMIEGGIQYNFFNDHILALTTDYEIPPAEILRLEVSQYEARLLETLKASEAITFDFCKHDLLYKENPLVMFVSYNGSRSSEAAMNYVMECLRTWSLYPEAGWKGVWQFHYHGHWLTIVAVPLSPYSYLKPAEYKVVTAPPTTTTTTSTTPTSSTSPSSSPNPSSAPPAT is encoded by the exons GATGACGCTGCTCAGCTTCCTTCGTCGTCGTGTGCTGGGCAAGAGCATCCCCCTTATAAAG CGCGTGGTGCTGCCGACGGCCGCTGTGTTCTTCTTGCTCCAAATATTCAGCAATACTCCCACTCCTCAGCCCCAGGAGCTCTCCAATCTCATCCTCCCAG GTGAGGCCATCGACCCCATCCTGAAAACGAAGCCTGGTCGTATCTACGACGTCAACACGAAGGACCATCACAAGGATGTGCAGGACATCCCGGTAGCGCCGAGACCGTCTCCTGTCACCCAGGATCATCAGACACCCTTACCGGTGCCTCCTACAGGTCccgtcagcagcagcggcagcactCGTAACACTAGAGACGATAatgacaggagcagcagcagcaacaccggaggtaaagaggaggagaagaaggccaAGCCGTCGTCTTCGTGGTCGATGGCGACAGCCAACATCACCGACAGCCACAAG GTCCGcttcaaaggtcacgccatcaccaACCAGACTGTGACCTTGACCCTCATGTCCAGTTCCGACAAGGTCTTCATGTCACTAAACAAGAAGGAG ATCTACAGAAACCTGGGAGACCGTGGGTTGCACCTGGTGGTGCTGAACCAACACACAGGCAAGGTAATGGCCCGCCAGGTGTTCGACACCTTCTCTACTGGTGTCGAAGAGGAGATGGTCGAGTTCATAGAAGACGTCCGCGACGGCAGAATCCTCGTGTTCGCTGTGCTG gaCGAGGCCAGCAAGAACCTGTCATGGCGAGGCAGGAACAAGCTGAAAGAGCTCGGGTCGCGGTGGGCGGACAAGCTGGGCTACAGGGACATGTGGGCGCTCGTCACCAGGAAGGGAGGCCTGAAGATGGCTGAGACATATTCCAATGTGGCCACCGCCGACACCGGCTATGAGTGGGGCGGACCCGTCTTCCTAAGGACAGATTTCGATCTCGaggaagaaaaag GCGAGTGCGAATGGCCCCAGAACGAGCGTAATGACGTGCGCCGCATGTTCTGCCAGAGGTACGAAGGTTACGGCGCAATGTGTGAGTGTGACGTTACCAACTGGAGCGACGTCTTCTTCCACGCCGACGATAAG TTGCACAAGCAGCTGGCGCAGACGAAGCTGTACAAGGACCTGGGCGTGGTCATCCTAGCGACGGAGAGATCTCATTACCTGTACAA GACGCTGAAAGCCCTTTGGGAGGCTCCTGGGCTGAACCGTGACCATGTAGCTGTGTACGGGGACTCCTTCAACCGCGAGATCAACGCCGTGGCTAAGCTCTTCGGCGTCCAACTGGTTATTGAAAAGGCACTCGGCAATTCCTCTAAGGAGCACATCAGACACAAGGTTCAAAGGGTCTTCAG GGACGTGGTGAGTGCCAAGTTCCCAAGTAATACCGTGCCAGCGGGTGGCCTGCCTGAGGACACACTGCCGCCGTTCACCTGTGGCCACATCCTGCTGCTGGAGGACGACATCCAGGTCTCTGTGGACATCTTCAA GTTCCTGCACGCTGTGGCCCCGGTGTTGGAGAGGGACCCCATGGTGCTCGGCATCTCCTCCTTCAACTACTATGGGCACAGAGACGTAGCAAACTCGCTGACCGCAGTGTACCGCACAGACGAGCTGAACCCCATGGCACTACTCCTTCCCGCCCGCACAGTCCATGACCACATGGCCCCCAGCTGGCCCGTGGCTAATGCC ACCAGTGAATGGTATCACCCGCTAAAGTCAGCGCTTGCCGCTGTAAGTGGGAGGGCGCTGCTGTATCCTGAAGTCCCTCGGGCCCGACACACGGGATACCGCGGGGTCATGATAGAGGGAGGCATCCAGTATAACTTCTTCAATGACCACATCCTCGCCCTCACTACAGATTATGAAATACCTCCCGCGGAAATACTCAG ACTGGAGGTTTCCCAATACGAGGCGAGATTGTTAGAGACACTGAAGGCTTCCGAAGCCATCACCTTCGACTTCTGTAAACATGATCTTCTCTACAAAGAG AACCCGTTGGTGATGTTCGTCTCTTACAACGGCTCCCGAAGCAGCGAGGCAGCCATGAACTACGTCATGGAG TGTCTCCGGACGTGGAGCTTGTACCCAGAGGCGGGCTGGAAGGGCGTGTGGCAGTTCCACTACCACGGCCACTGGCTGACCATCGTCGCTGTTCCTCTCTCGCCATACAG TTACCTGAAGCCAGCCGAGTACAAGGTGGTGACggcgccgcccaccaccaccacaacaacctcgaccactcccacctcctctacgtctccatcctcctctcccaacccATCTTCTGCCCCTCCAGCCACCTAG
- the LOC139758061 gene encoding protein O-linked-mannose beta-1,2-N-acetylglucosaminyltransferase 1-like isoform X2 produces the protein MTLLSFLRRRVLGKSIPLIKRVVLPTAAVFFLLQIFSNTPTPQPQELSNLILPGEAIDPILKTKPGRIYDVNTKDHHKDVQDIPVAPRPSPVTQDHQTPLPVPPTGPVSSSGSTRNTRDDNDRSSSSNTGGKEEEKKAKPSSSWSMATANITDSHKVRFKGHAITNQTVTLTLMSSSDKVFMSLNKKEIYRNLGDRGLHLVVLNQHTGKVMARQVFDTFSTGVEEEMVEFIEDVRDGRILVFAVLDEASKNLSWRGRNKLKELGSRWADKLGYRDMWALVTRKGGLKMAETYSNVATADTGYEWGGPVFLRTDFDLEEEKGECEWPQNERNDVRRMFCQRYEGYGAMCECDVTNWSDVFFHADDKLHKQLAQTKLYKDLGVVILATERSHYLYKTLKALWEAPGLNRDHVAVYGDSFNREINAVAKLFGVQLVIEKALGNSSKEHIRHKVQRVFRDVVSAKFPSNTVPAGGLPEDTLPPFTCGHILLLEDDIQVSVDIFKFLHAVAPVLERDPMVLGISSFNYYGHRDVANSLTAVYRTDELNPMALLLPARTVHDHMAPSWPVANATSEWYHPLKSALAAVSGRALLYPEVPRARHTGYRGVMIEGGIQYNFFNDHILALTTDYEIPPAEILRLEVSQYEARLLETLKASEAITFDFCKHDLLYKENPLVMFVSYNGSRSSEAAMNYVMECLRTWSLYPEAGWKGVWQFHYHGHWLTIVAVPLSPYSYLKPAEYKVVTAPPTTTTTTSTTPTSSTSPSSSPNPSSAPPAT, from the exons ATGACGCTGCTCAGCTTCCTTCGTCGTCGTGTGCTGGGCAAGAGCATCCCCCTTATAAAG CGCGTGGTGCTGCCGACGGCCGCTGTGTTCTTCTTGCTCCAAATATTCAGCAATACTCCCACTCCTCAGCCCCAGGAGCTCTCCAATCTCATCCTCCCAG GTGAGGCCATCGACCCCATCCTGAAAACGAAGCCTGGTCGTATCTACGACGTCAACACGAAGGACCATCACAAGGATGTGCAGGACATCCCGGTAGCGCCGAGACCGTCTCCTGTCACCCAGGATCATCAGACACCCTTACCGGTGCCTCCTACAGGTCccgtcagcagcagcggcagcactCGTAACACTAGAGACGATAatgacaggagcagcagcagcaacaccggaggtaaagaggaggagaagaaggccaAGCCGTCGTCTTCGTGGTCGATGGCGACAGCCAACATCACCGACAGCCACAAG GTCCGcttcaaaggtcacgccatcaccaACCAGACTGTGACCTTGACCCTCATGTCCAGTTCCGACAAGGTCTTCATGTCACTAAACAAGAAGGAG ATCTACAGAAACCTGGGAGACCGTGGGTTGCACCTGGTGGTGCTGAACCAACACACAGGCAAGGTAATGGCCCGCCAGGTGTTCGACACCTTCTCTACTGGTGTCGAAGAGGAGATGGTCGAGTTCATAGAAGACGTCCGCGACGGCAGAATCCTCGTGTTCGCTGTGCTG gaCGAGGCCAGCAAGAACCTGTCATGGCGAGGCAGGAACAAGCTGAAAGAGCTCGGGTCGCGGTGGGCGGACAAGCTGGGCTACAGGGACATGTGGGCGCTCGTCACCAGGAAGGGAGGCCTGAAGATGGCTGAGACATATTCCAATGTGGCCACCGCCGACACCGGCTATGAGTGGGGCGGACCCGTCTTCCTAAGGACAGATTTCGATCTCGaggaagaaaaag GCGAGTGCGAATGGCCCCAGAACGAGCGTAATGACGTGCGCCGCATGTTCTGCCAGAGGTACGAAGGTTACGGCGCAATGTGTGAGTGTGACGTTACCAACTGGAGCGACGTCTTCTTCCACGCCGACGATAAG TTGCACAAGCAGCTGGCGCAGACGAAGCTGTACAAGGACCTGGGCGTGGTCATCCTAGCGACGGAGAGATCTCATTACCTGTACAA GACGCTGAAAGCCCTTTGGGAGGCTCCTGGGCTGAACCGTGACCATGTAGCTGTGTACGGGGACTCCTTCAACCGCGAGATCAACGCCGTGGCTAAGCTCTTCGGCGTCCAACTGGTTATTGAAAAGGCACTCGGCAATTCCTCTAAGGAGCACATCAGACACAAGGTTCAAAGGGTCTTCAG GGACGTGGTGAGTGCCAAGTTCCCAAGTAATACCGTGCCAGCGGGTGGCCTGCCTGAGGACACACTGCCGCCGTTCACCTGTGGCCACATCCTGCTGCTGGAGGACGACATCCAGGTCTCTGTGGACATCTTCAA GTTCCTGCACGCTGTGGCCCCGGTGTTGGAGAGGGACCCCATGGTGCTCGGCATCTCCTCCTTCAACTACTATGGGCACAGAGACGTAGCAAACTCGCTGACCGCAGTGTACCGCACAGACGAGCTGAACCCCATGGCACTACTCCTTCCCGCCCGCACAGTCCATGACCACATGGCCCCCAGCTGGCCCGTGGCTAATGCC ACCAGTGAATGGTATCACCCGCTAAAGTCAGCGCTTGCCGCTGTAAGTGGGAGGGCGCTGCTGTATCCTGAAGTCCCTCGGGCCCGACACACGGGATACCGCGGGGTCATGATAGAGGGAGGCATCCAGTATAACTTCTTCAATGACCACATCCTCGCCCTCACTACAGATTATGAAATACCTCCCGCGGAAATACTCAG ACTGGAGGTTTCCCAATACGAGGCGAGATTGTTAGAGACACTGAAGGCTTCCGAAGCCATCACCTTCGACTTCTGTAAACATGATCTTCTCTACAAAGAG AACCCGTTGGTGATGTTCGTCTCTTACAACGGCTCCCGAAGCAGCGAGGCAGCCATGAACTACGTCATGGAG TGTCTCCGGACGTGGAGCTTGTACCCAGAGGCGGGCTGGAAGGGCGTGTGGCAGTTCCACTACCACGGCCACTGGCTGACCATCGTCGCTGTTCCTCTCTCGCCATACAG TTACCTGAAGCCAGCCGAGTACAAGGTGGTGACggcgccgcccaccaccaccacaacaacctcgaccactcccacctcctctacgtctccatcctcctctcccaacccATCTTCTGCCCCTCCAGCCACCTAG